In Streptomyces dangxiongensis, one DNA window encodes the following:
- a CDS encoding PadR family transcriptional regulator, translating to MSAIRLLVLGAVRQHGRAHGYQVRNDLEYWGAHEWSNAKPGSIYHALKQMAKQSLLHAHEVAPSTAGGPPRTEYEITDRGEDEFFRLLRESLVSYDQKTDMQSAAIGFLVELPRSEALELLRERIRRIGAWRTSVTVEPAVPDGDGGTAPAGRPGRRPGTRLGRRRLAARAARAVPPAGRAEVHPIGPLGRTGRSSGGTRWPPPCPG from the coding sequence ATGTCAGCGATCCGTCTTCTCGTGCTGGGCGCGGTCCGCCAGCACGGGCGGGCCCACGGTTACCAGGTCCGCAACGACCTGGAGTACTGGGGCGCGCACGAGTGGTCCAACGCCAAGCCGGGCTCGATCTACCACGCCCTGAAGCAGATGGCCAAGCAGTCACTGCTGCACGCGCACGAGGTCGCGCCGTCCACGGCGGGGGGTCCGCCGCGTACGGAGTACGAGATCACGGACCGGGGCGAGGACGAGTTCTTCCGGCTGCTGCGCGAGTCCCTGGTCTCCTACGACCAGAAGACGGACATGCAGTCGGCGGCCATCGGCTTCCTGGTCGAGCTGCCCCGGTCCGAGGCGCTGGAGCTGCTCAGGGAGCGGATCCGCCGGATCGGGGCGTGGCGGACGTCGGTCACGGTGGAACCCGCTGTCCCGGACGGCGACGGCGGTACGGCACCTGCTGGGCGGCCAGGGCGGCGACCCGGGACACGTCTGGGCCGCCGTCGCCTGGCCGCTCGCGCTGCTCGCGCTGTTCCTCCCGCTGGCCGTGCGGAAGTTCACCCGATCGGGCCGCTAGGAAGGACCGGGCGATCTAGTGGTGGAACCCGGTGGCCGCCCCCTTGTCCCGGGTGA
- a CDS encoding glutamate decarboxylase — protein sequence MALHKGPERHEERPMSVNPFFGEANPVGGMTEAPPTHRLPDAPLSPTTAYQLVHDELMLDGNSRLNLATFVTTWMEPQAGVLMAECRDKNMIDKDEYPRTAELERRCVAMLADLWHAPDPAAVVGCSTTGSSEACMLAGMALKRRWLKRNADRYPGARPNLVMGVNVQVCWDKFCAFWEVEARQVPMEGDRFHLDPQAAAELCDENTIGVVGVLGSTFDGSYEPIAELCAALDALQERTGLDVPVHVDGASGAMVAPFLDEDLVWDFRLPRVASINTSGHKYGLVYPGVGWALWRDKEALPEELVFRVNYLGGEMPTFALNFSRPGAQVAAQYYTFLRLGREGYRAVQQSTRDVAGSLAGRIEALGDFRLLTRGDELPVFAFTTADGVTGYDVFDVSRRLREGGWLVPAYTFPANREDLSVLRIVCRNGFSHDLADLFMADLTRLLPELRRQQGPFTRDKGAATGFHH from the coding sequence GCGGCACGAGGAACGGCCGATGTCGGTCAACCCGTTCTTCGGGGAGGCGAACCCGGTCGGCGGCATGACCGAGGCCCCGCCCACGCACCGGCTCCCGGACGCCCCGCTGTCGCCGACGACGGCGTACCAGCTCGTGCACGACGAGCTGATGCTGGACGGCAACTCCCGGCTGAACCTGGCGACCTTCGTCACCACCTGGATGGAGCCGCAGGCCGGGGTGCTGATGGCGGAGTGCCGGGACAAGAACATGATCGACAAGGACGAGTATCCGCGCACGGCCGAGCTGGAGCGGCGCTGCGTGGCGATGCTCGCCGACCTGTGGCACGCGCCGGACCCGGCGGCCGTCGTGGGCTGTTCGACGACCGGTTCGAGCGAGGCGTGCATGCTCGCCGGGATGGCACTGAAGCGGCGCTGGCTGAAGCGGAACGCCGACCGGTATCCGGGCGCGCGGCCCAATCTGGTGATGGGCGTCAACGTCCAGGTGTGCTGGGACAAGTTCTGCGCCTTCTGGGAGGTGGAGGCCCGGCAGGTGCCCATGGAGGGCGACCGGTTCCACCTGGACCCGCAGGCCGCCGCGGAGCTGTGCGACGAGAACACCATCGGCGTGGTCGGCGTCCTCGGCTCGACCTTCGACGGTTCCTACGAGCCGATCGCGGAGCTGTGCGCGGCCCTGGACGCCCTCCAGGAGCGCACCGGGCTTGACGTGCCGGTGCATGTGGACGGGGCCTCCGGTGCCATGGTGGCGCCCTTCCTGGACGAGGACCTGGTGTGGGACTTCCGCCTCCCGCGCGTGGCCTCGATCAACACCTCGGGTCACAAGTACGGGCTGGTGTACCCCGGCGTCGGCTGGGCGCTGTGGCGGGACAAGGAGGCGCTGCCCGAGGAGCTGGTCTTCCGGGTGAACTACCTGGGCGGCGAGATGCCCACCTTCGCGCTGAACTTCTCCCGGCCCGGCGCCCAGGTGGCCGCGCAGTACTACACGTTCCTGCGGCTGGGCCGCGAGGGCTACCGCGCGGTGCAGCAGTCGACGCGGGACGTGGCGGGCTCGCTGGCCGGGCGGATCGAGGCACTGGGCGACTTCCGGCTGCTCACGCGCGGGGACGAGCTGCCGGTGTTCGCTTTCACCACGGCCGACGGCGTCACGGGGTACGACGTCTTCGACGTCTCCCGGCGGCTGCGCGAGGGCGGCTGGCTGGTGCCCGCGTACACCTTCCCGGCCAACCGGGAGGACCTGTCCGTGCTGCGGATCGTGTGCCGCAACGGCTTCTCCCACGACCTGGCCGACCTGTTCATGGCCGACCTGACCCGCCTGCTGCCGGAACTGCGCCGGCAGCAGGGCCCCTTCACCCGGGACAAGGGGGCGGCCACCGGGTTCCACCACTAG